A segment of the Odoribacter splanchnicus DSM 20712 genome:
AGAATGGCAAACCAACAGGTTCTGAAAACATCACTCGACGGATGGGTATCGTTGGAAACTTAAACTACTCTTTCGATGACCGTTATTATGTAGATTTTGCTTACAGAACAGATGGCTCTTCTCAATTCGGAAAAGACAAAAAATTTGCACCATTCTACTCTGCCGGTATTGGTTGGAACATTCATAACGAAAAATTCATGAAATCGGTTGATTTTATCGATCGTCTGAAATTAAGAACTTCTTACGGACAGACTGGTTCTCAAAATTTCAGTGCCTACCAAGCCATCTCCACTTACTCTTACTATTTAAACGACCGCTACTATCAATGGATGGGAGCTTATCAAAAAGCGTTGGGCAATCCTAATTTGGAATGGCAAAAAACTGACAAATACAATTTAGGAATTGAAATCAATACATTCAATAACTGTTTGAATTTCATCGCAGATTTTTATTTGGAAAAAACCTCTAATTTGCTTTCTTCTTTGGAGTTACCGTTGTCTAACGGATTTACCTCTTACGTAGAAAATATTGGTAAGGTGGAGAATCGTGGATATGAATTGAAAGCCACCGGATTTTTGATTCGGGACACCGAAAGAAGATTAATCTGGACTTTGACCGGTTCGTTGGTACACAACCAAGATAAGATCGTTAAACTATCGGATGTTCTTAAATCGGAATACTCTAAACGGTTGCTGGAAGGAGGAATCCTACCGAATAAAGTGCTTCGGGAAGGAGAATCCCAAAATAGCATTTATGCAGTTCGTTCCATGGGTATAGATCCCAGCACCGGACGCGAAATGTTCTTAAAACAAAATGGTGAGATATCTTATACTTGGGATGCAAATGATCGGGTATATTGTGGAGTTAGTGAACCGAAATACCGGGGGAATTTCAGTACCATGTTCCGTTGGCGTGACCTTTCTATCAACTTATCGTTTGCCTATCGTTTGGGAGGGCAATTGTATAACTCCACTTTAGCTTCCAAAGTGGAAAATGCAGACAAACGATACAATGTAGACGAAAGGGTATTTACTGACCGTTGGCAAAAAACGGGTGACCAGACCCTATTTAAAGGATTGAATAACGAATCTAGTACTTATGCAACCACTCGTTTTGTACAGGATGAACGCACTTTAATTGGTCAAAACCTGTACATTAGCTACGAGTTTTTGAATAATCCTTGGTTACAGAAACATTTAGGCATACAGACCTTGACATTAAGCGGAGACCTGAGCGATTTGTTCTATTGGTCGACCATTAAACAGGAAAGAGGATTGTCTTATCCATTTTCTCGCCGTTTCTCCTTTTCATTATCCATGCGATTCTAAATTTGATACTATGAAACAGATAAATTACATACTCATAATGTTGCTGCTGTGTTGTATCACTGCATGTAACGATTGGTTGGAGGTTGCTCCACAAGCTGAAAAAGAAGAGGCTGAAATGTTTGAAAAAGAAGTAGGATTCCGAAATGTTTTGATTGGCGCATACATCCGCATGAAGTCGAATAACCTGTATGGAGAAGATCTGACTTACGGAAGCATAGAAATGTTAGCACAACATTGGACTAATACTGACGATTTAGGCAAATATTTAAAAGCTTATAATTACGAACAGAGTGTTGTGGAAACTAAAATCAATAGTTTCTATGGAAATCTATACAAAGTAATTGCTGATGTCAATGGCCTATTAAATAACATCGATGCTCGAAAAGAGATGTTCGAGGGCAATAACTTCGAAATTATCAAAGGAGAGGCATTGGCTATCCGGGCTTTTTGTCACTTCGATGTATTGCGCCTATTCGGTCCCATACCGACTAATTTGCCCGAAGGAACCATTCTTCCTTACGTCACTACAGTCTCTATTGTCCCTAATCGTTTAGTCTCCTATAACGATTTTACTACCAAATTATTGGCTGATTTAGATGAAGCCGAAAGATGTTTGGAAGGGAATGACCCAATTCTTACAGCTTCTATCAAAGAGTTAAGTACATTGGAAGTGGCTCAAGACGATAATTTCTTGTGTGACCGTCAAATGCGTATGAATTATTATGCTGTTTGTGCCTTAAAAGCTCGCGTACAGTTGTGGTTAGGGAACAAAAATGAAGCATTGAAATATGCCCAAAAAGTAATTGATGCCAAAGATCCCAATGGCAACGTGATGTTCCGTTTGGGCTCTGCCACGGATTGTGCCAATGGAGACTTAATCTTCTCTTCTGAACACATCTTCAATTTGAACGTGTACAATCTGAGTGATTTTAAAATTAGTGCTGCTAATACATTCTACACCAATAGCACGGCACTAAAATATTTCTGGGCTTCGGAAACCACAGACATTCGTCGTGGGAAAATGTGGAAAGAGGTATATGACAATTATTGGTGGACCTATTACTACTATATGACCAAATATACCCAAGCTACCAATATGCCGGTTTGGGCTAAAAACTCTATTCCTTTATTCCGCTTGGCTGAAATGTATCTGATTGCGATGGAATGTGGATCTATCCAAAATGCAAACGACTTATATAAAGAAGTGTGTATTGCTCGCGATATTACTCCGGTAACTTTTGGCAGCACGGAAGAATTATCAGAAACGTTGATTTTAGAATACAATCGGGAATTTTACGGCGAAGGACAAGCTTTCTATGCTTACAAACGTTTGGGTAGAAGCAAAATTTTCGGAACCTCTACCGTCGGATCTGCATTAATCTATGTATTGCCTTTACCGAAAGCAGAAAGTCTTTACATCCAATAAATTGAATATCATATGAAAAAAGTAACATATTTATTTATACTGTTTTTGGGCATTGCATCTACAGGATGCCAGGAAGAAAAAGGATTCTTGTTTCAAGATGTCACACGTATCAGTTTTAGCCCGAAAGAAGCGGGGAATTACGAAATGACCTACTCTTTCATTTGGGGAACTCAAAATCGAGACACCGTTTATTTGCCTGTCTCTATCTCCGGAAGAACGGCTGACCACGATCGTCAGATTGAAGTTGTGCAAATTCCGGGATATGATGTTACCTACAATTACGATGATCAAGGCTATTTGACTGATTCTATCATTACGGAATGGAGCAATTCTGCCGTTGCCGGGAAACATTATATCGCCTTTGATGATGCTGAAGCAAAAGCATTATTGAAAATCAAAGCAGGAGAGATTACCGGATATGTTCCTGTCATAGTTCTCCGTAATACCTCTTTGAAAACAGAAAAAGTTCGTCTCCGAATACAATTGGTGGCTTCCAACGATTTGGAATTGGGGCAAGCTAAAAATTTAATTATGCTGTTAAATATTTCAGATCAATTGGAACAACCTGTTAATTGGACTCGATATAGCACTGCACAGAGCTATTTGGGCACCTACAGCAAACCGAAACACGAACTGATGATCAAGGTATTGCAAGACAAAGTGGACGAAGAGTGGTTGGAGCAGATGGCCAATGATCGACCGAATCTGATTTTTTGGAGAGGAAAATTCCAGGAAGCATTGAATGCCTTCAATAACGACCTGGTAAATATCGCCAGTGGAAAAGCTCCTTTGCGAGAAGATCCGAACGATAGCAATAGTGCAGAGGTTACTTTTCCAAGCAACGTTTAATCAGATGATTTATTTTAATTGACAAATTATGAGAATATTACATTTTATATTTACCTTGTGTATAGCCTGTTTAGAAATCGCCTGTTATGAAGATAAAGGCAATTACGACTATACAGACAAATTGGAAATCACTGTTTCGGGAATACAAGAAGCCTACAACCGAACTGTTGGCGAAACCATTTCACTAAAACCCCAAATTACACCGGCCAATCGGGAATACGACTGTTTTTGGGGTATTATCGCATTCAACAGTGGCTCCAACAACATAGACACTATCTCTTATGAACAGGACTTGGATTACAAGATCAGTTTAAGAACCGGAAGTTATAATTTGCTTTTCTGTGCAAAGGACAAAGCAACAGGTATTTATGCTTATGAGAGATACAACCTGACCGTGGGAACAGAAACCACAGATGCTTGGTGGGTCCTAAAAGAAAATAGCAATGGCACCGATTTGGATTTGATTACTCCTACCAAAACCATGCCCGATTTTATCTCCAGTATCAACGGTAAACAGATGGCCGGAGCTCCGGTATCTTTAGCTTTCACTCTTTATTATAGCGAATTCGATTCAACAACGAACACTAACGTAAAGATTAGTTCTGTCTTTGTCGCTAGCGAACAGGACATTGTGGCTTTAGACTATTATAGTGGAAGATTAATCAGAGATTATGACAACTTCTTCTATGAATTCCCTCAAAATCGGAAAGTAACCCACCTGTTTAATGGTCCTAGTGATATTCACGCTGTGATTGACAATCACGTCTACACCATCCCAGCGATGAAAAGTAGTGCCCCTTACACCCGATTTTCAATTAAAGTGGACGGCAATTACCAGTTGTCTTCTCAATACCATGCTGTCGGGGCAAAACAACCGCTGTTGTATGATGAAATCTCTTCCTCTTTCTGTAGCGTAACAAGAGGAACTTCCCTTCTAATGTACACAGATAACTCGGGCATTTCACCCAACAACATGAATATGGAATTAATTTTCATAGGTAGTAGATCTCCCAATATATATGCTCCAGGAGACGTGGCATATGCTATCATGAAAAATGGAAACCAATATTACTTGATAAACATAGATGGTACCCTCATCAATCGAGTAAACAGCAATCCCATCAAAGAAATGGTAAAGATTCCTTCCGATAAGGGAGTATTGAATGCAGATTTTAGAACACTCAATGAAAACAACGATATCATTTATTATACCAAAGGTAATGACATATTTGCTTGTAAACTAGATACTTTTGAAGAGATTCCTCAGAATCTGGGCATTGGCAGTGGAGAAACTATCACCTATATGGAGTATGTTAAATTTGCTCCTTATGGTGGTAATACGGACTGGTTTGATTATGTTGTCATTGCTACCCACCAAAACGGACAATACAAACTCTACTTGCATCCGATACAAGCCGGAAATATTCAGCCGGCAGAGAAAGTATACACTGGAGAAGGCAAAGTAAAAAAAGCATTATTTATCAAATTGGTACAATTTTCTTGGGGAACGGGAGTGCACGATTCTATCAGTTCTTAAAATGAATGATACGTTTAAGTAAAATACTTCTTACAACAATATTCAAAATATGATCACGAAACAACTCATAGTTTATTTACTAGCCTGTATGGGATTATTGGCCTGTAGTGCTTCTTCTGTGACCATCGAAGGAAAAGATGGAATAAACCGGCAGAAAGAGTACTACCTATACGGTTGTCAAGCGGGTAGTTTAATTCCTATTGCTTCTGCTCTAATCGATTCAAATGGCTGTTTCCGTTTAAATGTTCCATTGCCTCAAGAAGGTTTCTATTTATTGGGAACAGAACAGGGCGTTATGCATCCGTTCTATCTGAAAGGAAACGAAACGATTCGGCTTCGCTTTCAAACGAATGGAATGATATTAGAAGGAGAACAGACTCCTGAAAATCAAGCATTGTCCCAATGGGAACAAGCCGCAACTTTGGTCCGGGAACATGCTTTTCTATATGAACGTTTCGGAGGTGGATACAGCACAGATCCGGCAACTTTCACACAAGAATTGGAAGATTTGCTTCGAGTTCGCCAACAACTCAAACCGGAAAAGGCTACCGGCAATGCCACTTTCAACTCTTTGTTAAAGGCTAAAATGGAAGCTGATGTCGATTTCTATGCCCTTGCTTACCTGCAACGAAATGCCGGAAATCTTTCCGATACGATAAGATTATCCAACTATTATCAAAAAATGCAACCGGAAAAAACATTGCAACAACCTGCATTGTTACAACTTCCTTATGCCGGAGAGATGTTACGAACATACGTGTGGTACAAATACGGAGATCCTATCGAACTGCGAGAAGCATTCAAGTACAAATCAACCTGCCTGATAGACTCTACATTTCAACAACACTATTTGTATAATGAAATCAGGCGTTTTCGTTATTACGAACAATACCAACAGCTGATAGATAGTGTGGGAAAGACATTTTTCGGGAAATCCTATCAAAACGGATTAGAAATAACCGAAAAACAGTTGGCTTGGTCAAAACCGGGTATTCCTGCTGTTGATTTCAAAGGAATGCAACCGGATAGCAGTTCATTGGCCCTCTCTGAACTATTCGGAAAAGTCATTGTCGTAGATGTTTGGGCCACCTGGTGCTCCCCTTGCCGAATGATGATACCCTATTTCAAACAGTTGGAAAAAGAGTTGGAAGGAGAAGAGATAGAATTTCTAAGTGTCTGCATCGGAACCTTCGTCGAATGGGATAGGTGGAAAAAGATTATTGCAACAGAAGAACTTACCGGCCACTTGATTTTTATTAACAGCTGGATCAAAGGTTTTGCCAAAGAGTATCGAATCGTTGGAGTTCCTCGGTTTCTAATTTTCGACCGCGAAGGCAGAATCGTTTCCGTCAATGCTCCTGCACCAAATAAACCAGCCCTCAAAAAGTTGATTCTAAAAACGTTGGGGAAATAATGTATAGGATGGGGATGACTAAAAAGTCTTAGTCATCCTCTTTTTATTCGTACTCCTGATGGAGATTTCTTTCGAATATTCAATTCTCAGAGGGATATTTTTGACTTTTTATTCACTCCCTTTTTTTGAATCTTGTTCGCTTAATATGGGGTATTAATTTGATTGATAGTGAAGTATAAGTAGAAGCATACGTTTTAAAATCTTGTAAGCATCTTCCGCCTAGCTTCGGCCAACCGTCTTGATGGTGAACATTCGGAGAAACAATATAAATACCATCAAATTATATTATCTTTTCCCAGAAGGTTCATGAAGCTTTGCAAGATATCCGGATAAAATATCGCTGGCAGACTCTCGAAGGAGAAATATGGCTGTAAAAACCTTTGGTTCAGAATGCCAGCCAGAAGTTTAAAAAAACAGCGATACGCTTAAGCCACTCTTGGGCAGGAACAGGTATCTGTTATACAAAATCCGGGAGAAGTGGAGTGAATCTCAAAAAACGAGAGTGTAACTTTTATTTTGACGATATCCGGAGGTTGAAAGCATACATGCATTCCATTATAATGGTGATCCCCAAAACGTTCCAAAACAGGGGGAAAAAGAAAAGCAGTTACTTTCGTAACTACTTTATTTTTATGTGGTAGCACCTGGAATCGAACCAGGGACACAAGGATTTTCAGTCCTTTGCTCTACCGACTGAGCTATGCCACCAGTGCTGTTTTGCGAGTGCAAATATAGGGCATTTCTATAAATCTGCAATAGTTTTGCGGGTATTTTTTATCTTTTTTCATTTCTTAGTCTGAAACACAGATAGATCATCAGGATAATCAAAGAGATAGAAGCCATGGGTACGGCTGGCTGAGCAATGGCCCAGACCGGTATAGCTATAGCCAGGATAGCCAGATAGAATTTCAGATATTTTCTGATGAATAGAGGAAGCGCTTTCCTGAAAATAAAAGGGATTACAAATAAATTGAGCGGATTGGCCCATAGGATATTCCAGTTTGGAGCAGTGATGGGGTGTGCTGTAAAACCTCCTAAGAATACAATCAAAATCCCTACAATTCCTGTGAAAAGGAGAAAAATAAGGGAAATGACATTCAATAATGACCGGCTTTTAACATATTGTAAAAGTAGGATCAGTAGCAGGCATCCTAGAGCAAAAACGAAAAGGGGAGTCCCATACCAGGAATTGGATAGGTTCATTTCCGGAGCCTGATATAAAACTTCGGCAGGTTCGGCCAGCAATTGTCCGTCGTATCGGGCATTTTTAAGTCCATACATCAGATAATCCGGCAAGAACATATATTGAAAAGTAGTGGCCGTACGATTACCCCTTTGCCCCAGGATCGTATGTATGCCCCATTGTACCCAAGGGGAAGCTTGCAAGTACTCATCCAGTAGATTCCAGAAATTTTTGTTTACATCCGGCATATTCCAGGCGACACTGTCGGGTAAACTTTTTAATAAGATATCCCTGCTTCGGGTGGTACAATTATCGAATAGAAAGTTGTAGAGATAATAGCGGTTTTGCGGGAGCAGGTTCTCTTCGAGCAGATCGAAAATCCGTTGTTTTTCCAGCGAATCCAGCCGGATAGTTTGAGCGTAGACCGTACGTTCTTCCAGCTGATAATTGTATATGAAATGGGAGAATTTCTGAACAGTCAGCTGATAAGGAAGCAGGCCTCGTGCATATTTTAAATAAAAATGGGGAGTAGAGAAGTCGAAAGTGCCATAATTGTACACCCTGTCGATTTGGTGTCGGGGATCGTTGATCCGGATGGCCGTATGACCGAAAAGAGAGTATAATTCGTTGCCGGGAGCACAAGTCAGGATACTGACTTCGGTCTCCGGAGAGAGTGTTAATCCTATTCCTTTAATAGAAATCAGACTGCTTATTATAAATAAAAAGATGATCTTTTTCATTTTATATGTCTTTTTATTCCGGATATTCAATATGACAAAGAAATAGAGCCTGTGCAGGAACAGAAGTACCTGCATTACAGCGGTTTTTAGATTCTATAATTTTGCGAACATCTTCTGGGGTCAGTTTACCTCTTCCCACGTCAATCAACGTACCGACAATCGCTCTTACCATATTCCGCAAAAAACGGTTGGCTTTTACCGTAAAAATCAGCTGTTTATCGGTCTCTTCCCACTGAGCTTCATATATAATACAATTATTGGTTTTGACGTCGGTATGAAGTTTCGAAAAACTGGTAAAGTCCGTATAATCGAATAACACCCGGCAGGCTTCGTTCATTGTCTGAATATCCGGCAGGGGATAAGCTTTCCAGGCAAATGGATAGGTAAACGGATCTTTTGTTTTATCGATATAATATTTATAGGTACGGGAAATAGCCGAAAAACGGGCATGTTTATCCATAGGTACCCGGTATATTTTGTAGATTGCAATATCTTTATCCAGTAATCCGTTCAGTTTATAGACCACCTGTTGCGGCTCCGGAAGTTCACATTCGATATCGAAATGAGCGACGAAAAATGAAGCGTGTACACCCGTATCCGTTCTACCGGCGCCGACGACGTATATGTCCTGGCGTAGCAAAGTACTGAGGGCCCGGTTGATTTCTTCCTGCACGGACGATGCTCCCGGCTGGATTTGCCAGCCGTGGTATCGGCTGCCGTTATAAGCTAATTCAATAAAATATCTGACCATTTTTTCTTATCTCCCGCGAAGATAAAAAATAATGCCGAATATTGTATATCCGGATAGGGGTTTCTTTATTCTACAACGACTTTACTCTTTCCGTTGCCGGTCTTTACCAGACAAATTTTGGCAGGAATACGTTCGGTCAATTCCTGTACGTGGGATATGATTCCCACCTGCCGGCCTTGTGAGCGGAGACGTTCCAGGGCTTCCATGACAATTTGCAGGGTTTCGCTGTCTAAAGTGCCGAAACCTTCGTCGATAAAGAGATTTTCTTCGAAATGATTCCGTGAAGAAAAGGAAGATAAGCCCAAGGCTAAAGCCAGAGAGATGAGGAAGGATTCGCCTCCCGATAAAGAGAATACCGACCGGGCTTCATCGCAGAGATCGTGATCGATGACTTGTAGGGCCAACTCATCGGGTATACGCTGCAACTGATAGCGGGAGGTTAATTCCCGAAGTTGTATATTGGCGTATGATAACAGGATATCCAGCGTATATCCTTGGGCGATCTCTTTAAACTTATAGCCACTCTGTGAACCGATTAGCTCGTCTAGTTTGCTCCATTGGTTTAATAATTTCGTTTTCGCATCGAGGGTATCCTTTAAGGTGGCCGCTTGTTTTTGGTTTTCTTCCTGGGTGTGCAGAGTTGCCAATACTTCGGTTTTTTGTTGGAGGATACGCTCGGATTCCTCTTGTAATGCGGTGTATTGACGCTGTAAAGAGGAAAGTGATTCCGATTGTGGATCGGGGCGGCCGGGCGATTGTAAATGATCGGCCAATTGTTTTTCACGTTCCCGTAGAGTGGCCAAAGCAGTCGTTACCTTATCCCGGAGGTGATTTTGTCTTTCCCGTTCTTCCCGGATTTTTTCAGGTGCCACTTGCAATAGTGAAATGAGAGTGGCTTCGGTTAGCTGAGCAGGGGCTGTCCGATTGTATTTTTCCAGCCATTCGCCTAATTGCCGGGTGGCTTTTTCCAGGCGCTTTTGATATTGGTCACAGGTGGTACGGAGTTGGGTGATTTTTCCTTTTAGTTGTTCCGATTGGCCTGAAAGCTGTTCTTTCTGCCGGATGGCTGTTTCCAGTTCCTGAGTCGCCCTTTCTGTTAACTCTTGCCAATAACGTTCGGTTTCATCGACCGTTTGACCTTGCAGAAGCCGGGCCCGTTTCCGGATGAAAGACAAAGTCTCTTCAGAGCGTTTTTTCAAAGCCTCTGCGGCTTCTGTTTCGCTTTGGCGGAAGGATTCCAGGTTTTTCTGATTCTCCTCGTATTCAGCTACCGATTGAAGCAATAGTTTTTCATTTTCTGCCGATTGCAGCGTTTTAGTTTGCCATTTTTGAGCAGCTGTGGTCAGTTCCTGTTTGAGATCCGGGTAGTTATCTTCCCAGCGTTGTCGCCAGGTAGGTGCATGCATAAAAGGAGCGACCTTTTCCAGTGAAATATTTTGCTGGACTTTCAGGCCTTCAATGATCTCTTGCAATTTAGATAGTTCAGTGGCTTGACCGACTACCTTTTCCTGGGTCTGCTGAAATGTTTTTTGCAGGGCATTGTTTTGGTTTTGTATTTTATCCAGTTCTTTTTGGAGCGTTTCTAACTGATGTTGCCGTTGCTCCCATTCGTTTTCTTTCAGACAAATACTTTCCAATTCTTTTTGGCTGATATTCAGCTGTTCTCTTAGGTTTATCCGATTTTGTCCGTTAGAAACAGACCTATCCGAATAAAGCTCCTTGATTTGCTGGTGAATCTCTTCGCATTCTTCTTGCGATTCATATTTTTCATTTTGTAATACGGGTAATACTTCTCCGAGGTACCGGTGTTCGGCTTCAAGACGCGCATTTTCGGTTTTTAACCGATTATATGCTGCTTCATGCTGTCTGACTTCTTTTTCGAGTGTTTCGAGCAAGCCGTCGGCCAGGGGATGATGTGCCGCATAAGGGTGGGATTGGCTGCCACATACCGGGCAAGGGGTATTTTCTTCCAGTTGGGCCCGGAGTCGAACGACATTTTCTGAAACCGATAGTCGGGCTTGTTCCAAAGTGTGGCGTATGGTCGTGTATTTTATTTCTGCAATTTCGATTTCTTTTTTGTATTCGGTCAGGCGAACTTTGAGTGCTTGTAAATTTTGTTGTTGTTGTTGCAGTTTATCTTGCCTTTTTCTCAGTTCTTGCCGGGTCTTATCTAGTTTTTCCGTCAAGGTAATTTCCTGAAGCAATCTTTCGCGTTGTAGGCGGAGTTGTTCTTTACGATTGCGAAGTTCGCTTATGGGAAACCGGTTGACCGATATTTGTTGTTGCTGGCGCAACTGCAGGAGGTCATTGTGACGTTGTATGGATGTTTCGATCTCACGGCGTTGAAGTTCCAGCTGTTGCCGGCTTACTGTTAGTTGTTGTAGAGTAGAGGTATATAAAGATTGATTTTCTATAACCTGCAACCTTTGGGTATAAGCTGTATCCAGAAAACTTTCGATCAGCTTTATGTTCAGGCACATTTGTTCATGTTGCCTGTTTTTCCTGAACCATTCTTTTAATTTATCGTCTAATTCTCTCTGTTGCAGAATACGGGAGTATCTGCTATCCTGAATTTTTTGATGCACTTTGATTTTATCTTGCAGGTCGGTTAAAGTTTTCCGGCTCTCTTGTTCTACCTGCCGGGCATTGACAATTCCGATATCTAAACGACGGGCTTCTAAAAGTTCCGGTTTAAGCTTATTGTACTGGGTTGTATATTGGTTTACCAATGATTTTTGCCGTTCCACCGATTGAAGGGTTTGCGTGGCTTTTTCGTTCAGATCGGAGAGCGCCTGTTCTGTTTGTCGTAATAATTCAGTTTGGCTTACTAAATGAGTGGTACATTCATTTTTTTCAATCCAAAAAAGACGGCTGCTTTCGATGCTTTCCATCT
Coding sequences within it:
- a CDS encoding AAA family ATPase is translated as MKILRIQGKNLASIAGEFDIDFTAAPLRSAGIFAICGPTGAGKSTILDAICLALFNNMPRTTGIEGTKMPDVGQEFIQQGDRRQILRRGTAEAMAAVEFIAVDGKSYRSVWRVWRANNKISGKLQPAELRVYPLGDPSPITTGISESENKLIQLIGLNYNQFTRTVLLAQNEFARFLKARKEEKAEVLEKLTGTEIYSVISNTVYSKTTAIRNEWKELSARMGNIRLLTQEEIETLQQQSAKLLKHEKALQQKNEEIQRKIRWIEQLEQINQSKSEAQATLSDAQKVQAEAQAQSVWLQQMESIESSRLFWIEKNECTTHLVSQTELLRQTEQALSDLNEKATQTLQSVERQKSLVNQYTTQYNKLKPELLEARRLDIGIVNARQVEQESRKTLTDLQDKIKVHQKIQDSRYSRILQQRELDDKLKEWFRKNRQHEQMCLNIKLIESFLDTAYTQRLQVIENQSLYTSTLQQLTVSRQQLELQRREIETSIQRHNDLLQLRQQQQISVNRFPISELRNRKEQLRLQRERLLQEITLTEKLDKTRQELRKRQDKLQQQQQNLQALKVRLTEYKKEIEIAEIKYTTIRHTLEQARLSVSENVVRLRAQLEENTPCPVCGSQSHPYAAHHPLADGLLETLEKEVRQHEAAYNRLKTENARLEAEHRYLGEVLPVLQNEKYESQEECEEIHQQIKELYSDRSVSNGQNRINLREQLNISQKELESICLKENEWEQRQHQLETLQKELDKIQNQNNALQKTFQQTQEKVVGQATELSKLQEIIEGLKVQQNISLEKVAPFMHAPTWRQRWEDNYPDLKQELTTAAQKWQTKTLQSAENEKLLLQSVAEYEENQKNLESFRQSETEAAEALKKRSEETLSFIRKRARLLQGQTVDETERYWQELTERATQELETAIRQKEQLSGQSEQLKGKITQLRTTCDQYQKRLEKATRQLGEWLEKYNRTAPAQLTEATLISLLQVAPEKIREERERQNHLRDKVTTALATLREREKQLADHLQSPGRPDPQSESLSSLQRQYTALQEESERILQQKTEVLATLHTQEENQKQAATLKDTLDAKTKLLNQWSKLDELIGSQSGYKFKEIAQGYTLDILLSYANIQLRELTSRYQLQRIPDELALQVIDHDLCDEARSVFSLSGGESFLISLALALGLSSFSSRNHFEENLFIDEGFGTLDSETLQIVMEALERLRSQGRQVGIISHVQELTERIPAKICLVKTGNGKSKVVVE